In Sediminitomix flava, a single genomic region encodes these proteins:
- a CDS encoding helix-turn-helix domain-containing protein produces MKNLIFKNIAELHEYMGEAEPENPLFSVSHTKLKEGETNDCETDGLNETVSLTNQFYSISLKNIISGELVYGRTKYDGSKGTLLFTAPNQTMVFKNMVFSSEAYHIVFHKDYLNGYELFEKIKKYNFFNYNVNEALHLSPKEEKTLKTIFKNIEAEYHNNQDEFSKEIILSHLDTLLKYSDRFYKRQFLDRKEINQDLFTRFTTILETYFATNQLEEKGIPSVEWFADKLGVSHRYMSDTIKAETGKTAVDQINLFLIEEAKNLLLAPEASISSTAYKLGFEYPQYFSRLFKKKTGMSPKAYIESTSAN; encoded by the coding sequence ATGAAAAATCTCATTTTTAAAAATATAGCAGAATTACATGAATATATGGGAGAGGCAGAGCCCGAAAATCCTTTATTCAGTGTGAGTCATACCAAACTAAAGGAAGGTGAAACGAATGACTGTGAAACTGATGGTTTAAACGAAACAGTAAGTTTGACCAATCAGTTTTATAGCATCAGTCTGAAAAATATCATTTCTGGAGAGTTGGTCTATGGGCGTACCAAATATGATGGAAGTAAAGGAACTCTTTTATTTACAGCACCAAATCAGACAATGGTTTTCAAGAATATGGTCTTTAGTTCTGAAGCTTACCATATTGTTTTCCATAAAGATTACTTGAATGGTTATGAACTGTTTGAAAAAATCAAAAAATACAATTTCTTCAATTATAATGTAAATGAAGCGCTTCATCTTTCTCCAAAGGAAGAAAAGACTCTAAAAACTATTTTCAAGAATATTGAAGCAGAGTATCATAATAACCAAGATGAGTTTAGTAAAGAAATAATACTTTCTCATCTAGATACTTTATTGAAATATTCAGACCGTTTTTATAAGCGTCAGTTTTTAGATAGAAAAGAGATTAATCAAGATCTTTTTACAAGGTTTACGACCATTCTAGAAACGTATTTTGCCACCAATCAATTAGAAGAAAAAGGAATACCAAGTGTTGAATGGTTTGCTGATAAATTAGGAGTTAGTCATCGGTATATGAGTGATACGATCAAGGCTGAAACAGGTAAAACAGCAGTAGATCAGATCAACCTTTTCTTGATTGAAGAAGCTAAGAATTTACTTTTAGCTCCCGAGGCATCAATTTCATCTACTGCTTATAAATTAGGGTTTGAGTATCCTCAGTATTTCTCAAGACTTTTTAAGAAGAAAACAGGAATGAGTCCGAAAGCTTATATAGAGAGTACTAGTGCCAATTGA
- a CDS encoding quinone oxidoreductase family protein, translating to MKAVQITKNGGVEVLNFTDVEKPIPAQGQVLVKIHAAPVNFIDTVLREGNMPPGMAPELPFIPGVEGSGVVEDPNDSILKKGDKVAFLGVIGSSTYAEYALVDAGKLVVLSSEADLMAAAVLPVNYFTAYHMLKNVAQVKAGKTALIYAASGGVGTALIQIAKLLDLKIVALERRDTKLQNALSLGADYAFNTTQENWKEELKVAVGENSIDYVFNPVAGNSVKNDLELLAPLGHIVIFGFIGGMSDFNLMEESVKYFSKAPSISFSEIYATYFNDYEKVDKGLKELYQWLDEGKINPIYETMLLSNVKEAHQKLEKGLVKGKLLLTND from the coding sequence ATGAAAGCAGTACAAATCACAAAGAACGGAGGGGTAGAAGTCCTAAATTTTACAGATGTAGAAAAGCCAATCCCTGCTCAAGGGCAAGTTTTGGTAAAAATACATGCTGCGCCTGTTAATTTTATTGATACCGTTTTACGTGAGGGGAATATGCCTCCGGGAATGGCTCCCGAACTACCTTTTATTCCTGGAGTAGAAGGTTCAGGTGTCGTGGAAGATCCAAATGATAGCATTCTTAAAAAAGGAGATAAGGTAGCATTTTTAGGAGTGATTGGTTCGTCTACTTATGCCGAATATGCTTTGGTAGATGCAGGTAAGCTTGTTGTTCTAAGTTCTGAGGCAGATTTAATGGCTGCAGCCGTATTGCCTGTCAATTATTTTACAGCCTACCATATGCTCAAAAATGTGGCACAAGTAAAAGCTGGGAAAACAGCCTTGATCTATGCTGCATCGGGAGGCGTTGGAACAGCACTGATTCAGATTGCAAAGTTACTAGATTTGAAAATCGTAGCATTGGAAAGAAGAGATACTAAGTTACAAAATGCACTTTCGTTAGGGGCAGATTACGCTTTCAATACTACCCAAGAAAATTGGAAAGAAGAGCTTAAAGTAGCCGTAGGTGAAAATAGCATTGATTATGTTTTTAACCCTGTGGCAGGGAATAGTGTTAAGAATGATTTGGAGTTGTTGGCTCCCTTAGGACATATCGTCATTTTCGGTTTTATAGGAGGAATGAGTGATTTTAACCTAATGGAAGAGTCTGTGAAATATTTTAGTAAAGCTCCGTCTATTTCATTCTCAGAAATATATGCGACCTATTTCAATGATTATGAAAAAGTAGACAAAGGATTGAAAGAACTTTATCAATGGCTTGATGAAGGAAAGATAAATCCGATTTATGAAACAATGCTTTTGAGTAATGTAAAAGAAGCCCATCAGAAACTTGAAAAAGGTCTCGTAAAAGGAAAATTACTTCTGACAAATGATTAA
- a CDS encoding AAA domain-containing protein produces the protein MAEHPKAVEFFKGIQDIHKDDRLSEDQKFIKLKSLTELITKELTSEETLHFSTLFARISFIGNKYRLPRKLIWRLHKFRITEQKVRKEHYRPSNEEYLFAIWTIAQTIHLIYEASIPEEIEELKPTSSPYIETAYEVEDRIDYIRMEVIGFDHELKILQCDTDDSLSIEPIKVKYGIPNVNYGYEPSILKLWVGAQLNLIDTYIDHDGFFIPKHFILEPDYLIDVTAVAESRQKTQFLPKLHLLKKFSISSTSAAMHLGNVANFFLDELLQEDVDDPIVFEETLKKTFQNYPLAYTCIDDLQSKDELKKFIEKAKLHFGNIRRVVRQDLKSNNIDSTNCYIEPSFFSEKYGLQGRLDLLHFSEKKDHFDIIELKSGSSPQMGMWGESMWSNHQIQANLYRMMLESAFGVDSQQINPAIFYSSAPESNLRFAAIAQTLEREILNARNMIVHFEFELARATSNLEILKLLNGINNRQLLGLPPFTQQDVQIFEDTIRDLNPTEKAYLLTYTGFIAREHLLAKVGDTEFRQGLASIWLDDFESKAENFSIFFDLEIIENKADAENPFIRFKRTNPLNDFVNFREGDIGILYPKNNDNDTALNNQIFKCTISSITKDEILIRFRYKQRNTAFFTEYTKWAIEHDFMDQGVSSMYKSLFSFLKNTPNSRKQTLLGIAPPVQNPLAEFESDDVLNEEERRILGKALACEDYFLIVGPPGTGKTSRMLKNLTANLHKDPERNILLMAYTNRAVDEICESVDEAISKTVDGKRKFIRISSEFSTSPQWRDSLLDKVASEATTRKELKSKIEPYRIFIGTVASITGKQDIFKLKDFDIALIDEASQILEPQIIGLLPKIKRFVMIGDQKQLPAIVQQESKESATEEKVLHDIGLQNCRNSYFERIFNQCKLNGWDWAFDMLTHQGRMHEYISVFANQSFYDNRLTTVPLPWQSAPFDIKSGGENEFENILASNRLLFIPSGENQDRKSDKVHSEEAKRCVEIVKATEALYKKNNKPFNPAKVIGIITPYRNQIALIRHELEKADIEYVDQITIDTVERYQGSQREVIIMSFCVNTIFQVENLMSLTDDGLVDRKLNVAITRARQQMIFLGNEELLSKEPIFFRLIEWVKSCKGYISSNPVLDTLNAIPDETFENIYRTEVTSVLKNDPRTTNSLILGENNHYLRNIIIEYGITDFSNEFKHSAQSLNTDNTSFSPRDKVLLYASLKMKKRYYASRYVFNSERHIIESFAKTHHNRICFFDFGAGPMTAGLSFFQEFKNLEKNFIANFIGVERAEEMRNLAKVFSSEIISKQSYIQNEALIKDLNWKYLGDCFNQSHLVIFNFSYIFNSLNLSDALRWAERIEQIVKHYHQNEYLLIFQTAATEKHHYNYRFFRDKLKVLTRLHSSGNRIIRSESKLYQDDYDQQEEVYYEVWTQ, from the coding sequence ATGGCAGAGCACCCTAAGGCAGTAGAGTTTTTTAAAGGGATTCAAGACATTCACAAAGATGATAGACTAAGTGAAGATCAGAAGTTTATAAAGCTTAAGAGTCTGACAGAACTTATCACAAAAGAACTTACAAGTGAAGAAACTCTTCATTTCTCGACCTTATTTGCCAGAATTTCATTTATCGGAAACAAGTATAGACTTCCTCGAAAATTAATTTGGCGACTTCATAAATTCAGAATTACTGAGCAAAAAGTACGTAAAGAGCATTACAGGCCTTCAAATGAAGAATACTTATTTGCAATTTGGACAATAGCTCAGACCATCCATTTAATTTATGAGGCGAGTATTCCAGAAGAAATAGAGGAACTGAAGCCTACCTCATCTCCTTACATTGAAACAGCCTATGAAGTTGAAGACAGAATTGATTATATCCGTATGGAAGTCATCGGGTTTGATCATGAACTGAAAATACTTCAATGCGATACAGATGACAGCCTTTCCATTGAACCGATCAAAGTCAAATATGGCATTCCAAATGTTAACTATGGCTATGAGCCTTCTATTCTAAAACTTTGGGTTGGTGCTCAACTCAATTTAATTGATACCTATATCGATCATGATGGCTTTTTCATACCAAAACACTTCATTCTTGAGCCAGACTATCTAATTGATGTAACCGCAGTTGCAGAAAGTAGACAGAAAACGCAATTTCTTCCTAAACTTCATTTATTAAAAAAGTTCTCAATTAGTAGCACTTCTGCGGCCATGCATTTGGGTAATGTAGCCAACTTTTTCCTAGATGAATTGCTTCAAGAAGACGTAGATGATCCAATTGTTTTTGAAGAAACACTAAAAAAGACCTTCCAAAACTATCCTTTAGCATACACTTGTATTGATGACCTTCAGAGTAAAGATGAACTGAAAAAGTTTATTGAGAAAGCTAAACTCCACTTCGGAAATATTAGAAGAGTCGTAAGACAAGACTTGAAATCAAACAACATCGATTCGACAAACTGTTATATAGAGCCTTCGTTCTTCTCTGAAAAATACGGCTTACAAGGTCGTCTAGATTTACTGCATTTTAGTGAAAAAAAAGACCATTTCGACATTATAGAATTGAAAAGTGGTTCTAGCCCTCAGATGGGAATGTGGGGAGAAAGCATGTGGTCAAATCATCAGATTCAAGCCAACTTATACCGCATGATGCTGGAAAGTGCGTTTGGTGTAGATAGTCAGCAGATTAACCCTGCCATTTTCTACTCTTCCGCTCCCGAATCTAACCTCAGATTTGCAGCCATTGCTCAAACATTAGAAAGAGAAATTCTTAATGCTCGAAATATGATTGTGCATTTTGAGTTTGAACTGGCTAGAGCGACTTCAAATCTTGAAATCTTGAAATTATTGAATGGAATAAATAACCGACAGTTACTTGGTTTACCTCCTTTCACACAACAAGATGTTCAGATTTTTGAAGACACAATAAGAGATTTAAATCCGACAGAAAAAGCCTACCTCCTCACCTACACAGGCTTTATTGCTAGAGAACATTTACTTGCAAAAGTTGGAGATACCGAATTCAGACAGGGGCTTGCATCTATTTGGCTAGACGATTTCGAGTCTAAAGCAGAGAACTTCAGCATCTTTTTCGATCTTGAAATCATAGAAAATAAAGCTGATGCAGAAAATCCATTCATCAGATTTAAACGTACAAACCCACTCAATGATTTTGTCAACTTCAGAGAGGGAGATATCGGTATTCTGTACCCTAAGAATAATGATAATGACACGGCTCTTAATAATCAGATTTTCAAGTGTACTATTTCATCAATTACGAAAGATGAAATACTGATCAGATTCAGATATAAACAGCGAAATACTGCATTTTTCACAGAATACACCAAATGGGCAATTGAACATGATTTTATGGATCAAGGAGTTTCTTCTATGTATAAAAGTCTGTTTTCTTTCTTGAAAAATACGCCAAATTCAAGAAAACAAACACTTTTAGGAATTGCTCCACCTGTCCAAAATCCTTTAGCAGAGTTTGAGTCTGATGATGTCCTCAATGAAGAAGAAAGAAGAATCTTAGGAAAAGCTTTAGCATGTGAAGATTACTTCCTTATTGTTGGCCCTCCAGGAACTGGGAAAACCTCTAGGATGCTGAAAAACTTGACTGCAAACCTTCACAAAGACCCCGAAAGAAATATTCTACTCATGGCGTATACCAATCGTGCCGTAGATGAAATCTGTGAATCGGTAGATGAAGCCATTTCTAAAACCGTAGATGGAAAACGTAAATTTATTCGAATCAGCTCAGAGTTTTCTACTTCTCCGCAATGGCGAGATAGTTTGCTGGATAAAGTTGCTTCTGAAGCGACTACACGCAAAGAGCTGAAAAGTAAGATTGAACCTTACCGTATTTTTATCGGGACGGTTGCGTCTATCACGGGAAAGCAAGATATCTTCAAATTAAAAGATTTTGATATCGCACTTATCGATGAGGCATCTCAAATCTTGGAACCACAGATCATTGGTCTTTTGCCAAAAATCAAACGATTTGTGATGATTGGCGACCAAAAACAGCTTCCTGCCATTGTACAACAAGAATCGAAAGAATCAGCTACTGAAGAAAAGGTTTTACATGACATTGGTCTTCAGAACTGTAGAAATTCATACTTCGAGCGTATCTTCAATCAGTGTAAATTAAATGGATGGGATTGGGCATTTGACATGCTGACACATCAAGGTAGAATGCACGAATATATTTCTGTTTTTGCCAATCAATCTTTCTATGACAATAGGCTAACAACGGTTCCACTACCTTGGCAGAGTGCTCCTTTTGATATAAAATCAGGAGGTGAAAATGAGTTTGAAAATATCTTAGCTTCAAATCGACTATTGTTTATTCCTTCGGGAGAAAATCAAGATCGAAAATCGGACAAAGTACATTCTGAGGAAGCGAAAAGATGTGTAGAAATTGTAAAGGCGACAGAAGCACTTTATAAGAAAAATAACAAGCCTTTCAATCCTGCAAAGGTGATTGGGATAATTACTCCTTATCGTAATCAGATTGCATTAATCCGTCATGAACTCGAAAAAGCAGACATTGAATATGTAGATCAAATCACAATTGACACTGTAGAAAGATACCAAGGAAGTCAGCGTGAAGTGATCATCATGTCATTCTGTGTAAACACCATTTTCCAAGTAGAAAACTTGATGTCTTTGACCGATGACGGGCTTGTAGACAGGAAATTGAATGTTGCAATCACTCGTGCTCGTCAGCAAATGATTTTCTTAGGAAACGAAGAATTACTTTCTAAAGAACCGATTTTCTTCCGTCTTATTGAATGGGTAAAATCATGTAAAGGTTATATTTCTTCGAACCCTGTTCTTGACACTTTAAATGCCATTCCCGATGAGACATTTGAAAATATCTACAGAACAGAAGTTACAAGTGTTCTTAAAAATGATCCTCGAACAACTAATAGCTTAATTCTTGGAGAAAATAATCACTACCTCAGAAACATCATCATAGAATACGGAATCACTGATTTCTCAAATGAATTTAAGCATAGTGCGCAAAGCTTGAATACCGACAACACAAGCTTTAGTCCAAGAGATAAAGTATTGTTATACGCATCTCTTAAAATGAAAAAGCGTTATTACGCATCAAGATATGTGTTCAATTCCGAAAGACACATTATTGAATCTTTTGCAAAAACTCATCATAATCGTATCTGCTTCTTCGATTTTGGTGCAGGTCCGATGACTGCAGGACTTAGTTTCTTCCAAGAATTTAAAAACTTGGAGAAAAACTTCATTGCGAATTTCATTGGGGTAGAACGAGCTGAAGAAATGAGAAATCTAGCAAAAGTCTTTAGTTCTGAAATCATCAGCAAGCAATCGTATATTCAGAATGAAGCACTTATAAAAGACTTAAATTGGAAGTATCTAGGAGATTGCTTCAACCAATCTCATCTTGTGATTTTCAATTTCTCATATATTTTTAATTCATTGAATTTGTCCGATGCACTGCGTTGGGCTGAAAGGATTGAGCAAATTGTAAAGCACTATCATCAGAATGAATATTTATTGATCTTCCAAACGGCAGCAACTGAAAAACACCATTACAATTACCGATTCTTCAGAGACAAACTGAAAGTCCTCACTCGTCTTCATTCTTCGGGTAATAGAATTATCCGATCGGAGTCCAAACTTTACCAAGATGATTATGACCAACAAGAAGAAGTTTATTATGAAGTTTGGACACAGTAA
- a CDS encoding dicarboxylate/amino acid:cation symporter, with the protein MEKQSGKKKLALHWKIIIGMVLGVVAGLLLSLAGMGDFSDDWIKPFGTIFLNLLKLIAVPLVFISLVNGVTSLTDVSKLSLMGSRTIGIYILTTVIAISIGLFLVNAFQPGEGFSEEMKTELTEKFSKDTEQRSEAASKVKNKGPLQPLVDLVPKNIISSMSSNSNMLQIITFALLFGTAMVMIKPQDVVQPLKNVIIALDKIIIKMVNIIMLLAPIGVFALLASLIVDFSGGDVNKALELLSVLAKYSLTVVVGLALMMFGVYPLILRFFGGVPIKKFLKGIFPAQMMAFSTSSSAATLPVTMKQVEEELEVSEETASFVLPLGATINMDGTSLYQGVAAVFIAQVYSIPLDLGDQLSIILTATLASIGSAAVPGAGLIMLIIVLEQVGLPVYGIALILAPDRILDMFRTMVNVTGDAAVCTLIERMLLKRKAQEEELAA; encoded by the coding sequence ATGGAGAAGCAATCAGGAAAGAAGAAGCTAGCACTACATTGGAAAATTATTATTGGGATGGTTTTAGGGGTAGTCGCAGGATTACTTCTGAGCTTGGCAGGAATGGGAGACTTTTCTGATGATTGGATCAAACCATTTGGAACCATATTTTTGAACTTGCTAAAACTAATAGCAGTACCATTGGTTTTCATTTCTTTAGTTAATGGTGTTACAAGTCTTACTGATGTATCTAAGTTATCCTTGATGGGATCAAGAACGATTGGGATTTATATTTTGACCACTGTAATTGCTATTTCTATAGGATTATTTTTGGTTAATGCTTTTCAGCCTGGAGAAGGTTTTTCAGAAGAGATGAAAACGGAATTGACTGAAAAATTTTCAAAAGATACTGAGCAAAGATCTGAAGCAGCTAGTAAAGTTAAAAATAAGGGTCCTCTTCAACCACTTGTTGATCTAGTGCCTAAGAACATTATCAGTTCAATGTCTAGCAATTCAAATATGCTTCAAATCATTACTTTTGCTCTACTTTTCGGTACTGCGATGGTGATGATAAAGCCTCAAGACGTTGTTCAACCACTTAAGAATGTTATAATAGCTTTAGATAAAATCATTATTAAGATGGTTAACATCATAATGCTTTTAGCTCCGATTGGAGTATTCGCATTATTGGCATCGTTAATTGTAGATTTTTCTGGAGGAGACGTAAATAAAGCCTTAGAGTTATTGTCGGTTTTAGCCAAGTACTCTTTGACTGTAGTCGTAGGTTTAGCTCTGATGATGTTTGGAGTTTATCCTTTAATCTTGAGATTTTTTGGTGGTGTGCCTATCAAAAAGTTCTTAAAAGGAATTTTTCCAGCTCAAATGATGGCATTTTCTACTAGTTCTAGTGCCGCAACATTGCCTGTCACAATGAAGCAAGTAGAGGAAGAGTTAGAAGTATCAGAAGAAACGGCAAGTTTTGTACTGCCTCTTGGAGCTACAATTAATATGGACGGTACTAGCCTTTATCAGGGTGTTGCAGCTGTATTTATTGCCCAAGTATATAGTATACCTCTAGATTTGGGTGATCAGTTGAGTATCATTCTGACAGCTACTTTGGCTTCTATCGGTTCTGCTGCCGTACCTGGCGCTGGATTGATTATGTTGATCATCGTATTGGAGCAAGTTGGTTTGCCTGTTTATGGTATCGCATTGATTTTAGCTCCTGATAGAATCTTAGATATGTTCAGAACTATGGTGAATGTAACAGGCGATGCAGCAGTATGTACATTGATTGAACGTATGCTTTTAAAGAGGAAAGCACAAGAAGAAGAATTAGCGGCCTAA
- a CDS encoding T9SS type A sorting domain-containing protein, whose product MKKLLFCSLLLLRVLISFAEDGLISYSFKSSVDHKSATLKLRNVSGERVTYSIKDMKGTRFLHKMIVDVKSANEVVNFSYLPQGDYLFIMELSDRRVIKTFSINEERKAIMTSHKMLLKHGDPFYLRLKEKKLEFVMSNKFEEEYGLEILDENGLLVYSTSFIESEIKKRFNLEKLKSGVYTLKLEGDHFNFEDTLEL is encoded by the coding sequence ATGAAAAAGTTACTATTCTGCTCATTACTACTTCTTAGAGTCCTTATTTCTTTTGCTGAAGATGGATTGATATCTTATTCTTTCAAATCTTCTGTTGATCATAAATCAGCGACTTTAAAGCTTAGAAATGTTTCAGGAGAGAGAGTTACTTATTCAATTAAAGACATGAAAGGTACTCGATTCCTCCATAAAATGATTGTAGATGTTAAGTCTGCCAATGAAGTAGTGAATTTTAGTTACTTACCCCAAGGAGACTACCTATTTATTATGGAATTAAGCGATAGGAGAGTCATAAAAACATTTTCTATCAATGAAGAGCGTAAAGCTATCATGACTAGTCATAAGATGCTTTTAAAGCACGGAGATCCATTTTATTTAAGGTTAAAAGAAAAGAAGTTAGAGTTTGTAATGTCTAATAAATTTGAAGAAGAATATGGCTTAGAGATTTTAGATGAAAATGGATTGCTAGTGTATTCTACTTCATTTATTGAATCTGAAATAAAAAAACGATTCAATTTAGAAAAGTTGAAATCTGGGGTATATACTCTAAAACTGGAAGGGGATCATTTCAATTTTGAAGATACCTTAGAATTGTAA
- a CDS encoding ring-infected erythrocyte surface antigen domain-containing protein gives MSFTLKAENLGALLISTSDYKKESAFTENLEAKNNVESLKALLADAYILGLPQEKLLTVSDEADNTKLLEKLADLSGNCGDAFLFYYSGDLIVRKNKLFLAGPKSTVAQAHINALSLENIIEVLEESTAKQLYFIFDVSYHSYHSDEDIHSVLEDRFKFYNTEGKRKLFLCSNTSSGSSFTSDFSKVLSKGDLKPKEYLSFLDTADLLINHLKSYNELTPFSFGETESDYPFIPNTRYQKYLRNKREADLYFESESYQAALPFYQMAQELYSDPDNLKKIQFIELIQNADDALRVEDLHSSKTYFKEATALFPSSYATGGVKNVLTKIGDLEFNTGNFEDAKNAYLELERIENTDTVRSKVELCEKEIKFSNFNDEADQAYFNNDFHKAHLLYDKALQLKHSLQLVRRKEECDRFIKQEVNIREKVEEEIKAQYENELRQTSSKDSLVSEIKDELKSDIEREFNSKIDHELWRRVAIMNDLSAYQLYLGIFPNGIHVEKANKRIAEIHEIEKSKQAPKKPAPIPQEDSSGIPVDLLLKLRTDDIEDILGEINATPLQVSEDNVETENEVETAEIPQKEEEISEEENAQKPEKKVIVVEPKATKRKEIPKEEQRIVVVKPNSSEELQQLDEASLWNFAEQEGTIESYMAYVNHTKASLHLADAYYMINKLNLDDLQSDNTPVFTEENTEVVVKEETEAPLNEVETVEDNSTIVEEEPNQNNEATIENIVESAVIEDEENQITVGLIENDEMVGLSESELWQKATEDDTIASYKTYLSFTEESDHIADAYARISELKSGEPSTPTVSSTETQEVTVEQKAEVVQEIVEEKTEPEVVVEEKAPAKENESSILSTLKAKPEALPKVDEEDIWKTAQSTDTLSAYFNYLNSTLEKKYWAEAKERIHQLKNDSMLKEIQDWEDTENEDTLEAYKAYIQKYPLGNYYAKAMFRIDKLS, from the coding sequence ATGTCATTTACGTTAAAGGCTGAGAATTTGGGAGCGCTTCTAATAAGCACTTCAGACTACAAGAAAGAAAGTGCGTTTACGGAAAATTTAGAAGCTAAAAATAATGTAGAAAGCCTTAAGGCTCTACTTGCTGATGCATATATTTTGGGGTTACCTCAAGAAAAATTATTAACCGTTTCTGATGAAGCTGATAATACCAAACTTCTAGAAAAATTAGCCGATTTATCTGGGAATTGTGGTGATGCTTTTCTCTTCTACTATAGTGGAGATTTAATTGTTAGAAAGAATAAATTATTCCTTGCTGGCCCTAAATCGACAGTAGCTCAAGCTCACATAAATGCTCTATCTTTAGAAAATATCATTGAGGTTTTAGAGGAAAGTACAGCAAAGCAACTTTACTTTATCTTTGATGTATCATACCATTCTTACCACTCAGACGAAGATATCCACTCAGTTTTAGAAGATAGATTTAAGTTTTACAACACGGAAGGAAAACGCAAACTATTCCTTTGTTCAAATACATCTTCTGGTTCATCATTCACTTCTGATTTCTCTAAAGTATTATCTAAAGGAGACCTAAAACCTAAGGAATATCTATCGTTTTTAGATACTGCAGATTTGTTAATTAATCACCTTAAAAGTTATAATGAGCTTACTCCTTTTAGCTTCGGAGAAACTGAATCTGACTATCCGTTTATTCCAAATACTAGGTACCAGAAGTATCTTAGAAATAAAAGAGAAGCTGATTTGTACTTTGAATCAGAATCTTATCAAGCTGCACTTCCTTTTTATCAGATGGCGCAAGAGCTTTACTCTGATCCGGATAACCTTAAGAAGATTCAGTTTATTGAATTGATACAAAATGCAGATGATGCGTTAAGAGTTGAAGATTTACATAGCAGCAAAACATATTTTAAAGAGGCTACGGCTTTATTCCCGAGTAGTTATGCAACTGGAGGGGTTAAGAATGTGCTTACTAAAATTGGTGATTTAGAATTCAATACAGGTAATTTTGAAGATGCTAAAAATGCATATTTAGAATTAGAACGCATTGAAAACACTGATACTGTACGTTCAAAAGTAGAACTATGTGAAAAAGAAATTAAGTTTTCAAACTTCAATGATGAAGCAGACCAAGCTTATTTCAATAATGATTTTCACAAAGCTCACCTACTCTACGATAAAGCTTTGCAGTTGAAACACAGTCTTCAATTAGTAAGAAGAAAAGAAGAATGTGACCGTTTCATTAAGCAGGAAGTTAATATAAGGGAAAAAGTAGAGGAAGAAATCAAAGCGCAATATGAGAATGAGTTGCGTCAAACTTCGTCTAAAGACTCTCTTGTTTCAGAAATAAAAGACGAATTAAAGTCTGATATCGAAAGAGAATTCAACTCTAAAATTGACCACGAACTTTGGAGAAGAGTGGCTATCATGAATGACCTTTCAGCCTATCAACTTTATTTGGGTATTTTCCCGAATGGTATTCATGTAGAAAAAGCCAATAAACGAATTGCTGAAATACATGAAATAGAGAAAAGCAAACAAGCACCTAAAAAGCCTGCTCCTATTCCACAGGAAGACTCTTCTGGAATCCCTGTAGATTTACTTTTGAAGCTTAGAACAGATGACATCGAAGATATTTTAGGTGAAATAAACGCTACTCCTTTACAAGTTTCTGAAGACAACGTTGAAACAGAAAATGAAGTAGAAACTGCTGAAATACCTCAAAAAGAGGAAGAGATTTCAGAAGAAGAAAACGCTCAGAAACCTGAGAAAAAAGTTATAGTTGTTGAGCCAAAAGCAACAAAACGTAAAGAAATTCCGAAAGAAGAACAACGTATTGTAGTTGTAAAACCTAATAGTAGTGAAGAACTACAACAATTGGATGAAGCTTCTCTATGGAATTTTGCGGAACAAGAAGGAACGATAGAATCATACATGGCATATGTTAACCATACAAAAGCATCTTTGCACTTAGCTGATGCTTATTATATGATTAACAAATTAAACCTTGATGACTTACAGAGTGATAATACGCCTGTATTTACAGAGGAAAACACTGAAGTAGTAGTAAAAGAGGAAACAGAAGCTCCTTTAAACGAAGTAGAAACAGTTGAAGACAATTCTACTATTGTTGAAGAAGAGCCTAATCAAAATAATGAAGCTACGATAGAAAATATAGTAGAATCAGCTGTAATTGAAGACGAAGAAAACCAAATCACTGTTGGCTTGATTGAAAATGATGAAATGGTTGGTCTTTCTGAAAGTGAATTATGGCAAAAAGCTACTGAAGATGATACGATAGCTTCTTACAAAACATACTTATCTTTCACAGAAGAATCTGATCATATTGCAGATGCTTATGCAAGAATCAGTGAACTGAAAAGTGGAGAACCAAGCACTCCTACAGTTTCATCAACTGAGACTCAAGAAGTAACTGTAGAGCAAAAAGCTGAAGTAGTTCAAGAAATTGTCGAAGAAAAAACAGAACCTGAAGTAGTAGTAGAAGAAAAAGCTCCAGCTAAAGAAAACGAATCTTCGATCTTAAGCACATTGAAAGCTAAACCTGAAGCTCTACCGAAAGTTGATGAAGAAGACATTTGGAAAACTGCACAATCAACAGATACTCTTAGTGCATATTTCAATTATCTAAACTCTACTCTTGAGAAGAAATATTGGGCAGAAGCTAAAGAGCGTATTCATCAATTAAAGAATGACTCTATGCTTAAGGAAATTCAAGACTGGGAAGACACTGAAAATGAAGATACATTAGAAGCTTACAAAGCATATATCCAAAAATACCCACTTGGAAATTATTATGCGAAAGCAATGTTCAGAATAGACAAGCTTTCATAG